In Oryzias melastigma strain HK-1 linkage group LG10, ASM292280v2, whole genome shotgun sequence, the genomic window TATTTCCACTGTGACATAATGGATTTCAAGGGGATTTTCCACAACAATCTTTAGATCAACGAAACAGTCAGTATTTGTGTCACAGAGCTTCTCGCGGTCGATAATCTCATGAATGTATAAAAGGCCGTCGATCGGATTCACCTCAAACAGTCCGTCCTGAGCTTCGGAAACAATACGGCACCGCCGGTTCTTCAATGCGCTCACATCGAGTCCCAGATCCTTGGCAACATTTCCGACCAAAGCTCCCTTTTTAACCTCCTCTGGAATCGAATACTTTAACTGAGCAAGAATCCGCTCCCCGCAACAAAACAGGAGCGTGAAGAGCAGGATATGCGACGCAGACATCATTCCGCTGTCTGgttctttgtttcaaaatgtaaaaagcgtCCTTGAAAACgttggaaaaaatgaaagaagagaaagaaaaaaagatatacCCCGTGATTTTATAGTCCTGTTTCACGTAAAAATCAAATGAAGGAAGATCCACGCAAAAACGAGCAAGTGTCATCCGAAATGACCACCGCCTTTGTGTTCGGACCGAAAGCACACCCCTACAGGGAAATTCTCGCCTCTCAATGAGGATGAAATACTTCTCCATAGTAACACTGACATCTACTGGACAAATTCAAACTCACATCTAATTTAAAGAAGCGGTAAGAATGCTGATTATTGTGTcataaatattccaaaaaatataCAACAGTCACCGACAAATccgtagattaaaaaaaaagaaagaaagatgaaTAATGGCTTTTGAAACTATAATAGTGCAACTCAAGGAACAGATAATCAATCTATCTATACATTCACAAAGACAGTCGAAGACAATTGTAAACCTCAACACAAACATTCATCTGCGCCCGTCTCTTTTCACGGGTAAGTGTTTCTTCAGGACCATGGACAGCGAATAAAAAAACCGACAATTTAACTGGgcttaaagtgaaaaaagtgcAACCTACCAACATATCATCTTTGtgattaaactaaaataataactttGCAAACAAAGACTTAATACAGGCTCAGGAAATGGGGCATATAACAACCCAATTGACCCTTAGAGCgttccccaacctttttggggcaaCAGACAGGGAATAATACAACAAGTAGAACATCAAACTCTGGTGATGTCCTCTGCCAAATAATGTTATAAAAATTATATGACAGGCTTTGTGTGTGGTAATCACCTGTTActttaaatccatattttaagAATAATGTCTGGTTTTTAAAGCTGTGTCTGACTGTTCAAATATCCCTGACATAAATTTCATTcatttgcaaagaaatgttCTATCTACAAGTGTTCTCGTGTTGCACGCCACTGAAATACTTTTAGCACTCAAATGTAACCGAGGGAATCCTGGCGTCTTCAAAACCAAAAGATATTTTGGAGTAAAAGATCGTTCAGAAGTCATTTTGCTCTCTTGACTAAACAGATTCACGAACTGGTGGTTGGGCACACATTATAGGGCATGTAAAAGATTTACTTTTACATTAATAGTATTTCAGAACTTGAATATGTAAAACTAGCAACTTCAAAAATCCTATGATTTCCAATGGGGAACTAAATTTTGTcgattttattagattttattaGTTATTCAAAAATTGTGTCAATTCTGTAACAATTTAGCACAGCTAttctttattttagcttttaagaatATCTCGAGTTTGTACAGTTACAATGCTTTGAACTCCCGACACCCAAAAACACATATTATatctttcaaagatttttttaaaaaataacaataataataaaatgtgctgCTGTGTAAATGGAGTAATCTCGCTTAAGAACtaattaaaaatcacataaaccattacagcatttttttttttcattctagaaaaaaaagcattctgaACGATTTGAAACTAATTATGGAGAAACCTATCACATCTGCAAGCCATCAAAACCAAAAACCCAACACATGTATCATGCTATATTTTCTTTGGTGAAGCAATATACTTCTTGTAAGTCACCACTAAATTTGAAGGGACATGGGCTTTCAAAAACGCAActttaatattatatatatatatatatatatatatatatatatatatatcagtatACCCAAAATATCAATACACTGAAAGGTAGGCTACGGATAAAGTTCGTCTTTGgtcagaaaagaagaagaagcagagaaTTGATAGAACTATAGCAGATTCAACTCTACACATAGGAAGCAAAACGTTCGACTGGATTTGACCCTAAACAATGCTAATGGCAAAACAACTTCCAAGAGAGAAAAGCTTGAACAAACCAGGCACTCTCAGTTAATATTCAATAAATTTCAGGACCAAGGACAGCACAGTTAAGgacaagaacaacaacaaaaaaagaaacaggaaacattGCGCTCAGCTGATATAAAGCATGCCTACCTCATCTGAAGTTTTCCTCCTGTCAGGAAGCACAAGTGTGTTTGCGTGACTTCCAGGAACTATGGTAGATCCAACACTCATTCTGGGTCCCACTAACATGTAGCGTTTGTCTCCAGATCTGTACTGGATGCTGTGACACAGTGTTCCATCATAATTGGGCTCTGGCAGATATTTGGAAGTATAGTCTGTGGACTTGGAGCACTGCATTGCAATCAGCACGATGATGCTGATGAGAAACAGCAGGGAAACGGAGCCCAAAGTGATGATGAGGTAGAAAGTCACGTGACTGTCTTCATCCTCCGCTGCTGTACTTTGAACATCAGAAGCTGCAAAAGCCTCTTTGGGCTCCACAAGTTTGACAATGACAGTAGCTGTTGCTGAGAGGGAAACGTTGCCATTGTCTTTGACCAGGATGAGCAGTTTGTGTTCAGCCTCGTCTGTCTCTGTGAACGAGCGGAGAGTTCGGATCTGTCCTGTATAGCGGTCCAAAGCAAAGAGACTGTGGTCAGTCACTTGCTGCAGTGAGAACAGCAGCCAGCCGTTATATCCTATATCAGCGTCATAGGCTCGCACTTTAGTCACCAAGTGTCCTGCGTTCACGTTGCGGGGAATCTCCTCCACCCCTTCAGCAGAACCGTTGGAGCTGACTGGATACAGGATGACTGGAGCGTTGTCGTTCTGATCCAGAATGAACACGTTCACTGTCACGTTGCTGCTCAGAGGAGGACTTCCAGAATCTGTGGCAACAACGTGGAACTGGAACGTTTTCACACTTTCAAAGTCAAAACTTTTCAGAGCTGAAATTTCTCCTGTTTCAGAGTTAATGTTTAGGAAAGACGTGATGTGATTTTGATTGCGTTCTCTCACTAAATGATACGAAATGATTGAATTTTCATCAATATCTTTATCCGTCGCGCTCACACAGAATATGGACTTTCCTGCATCATTATTTTCTGAAAGATAAAAGAATAATGGATCGTGGGAGAACAGAGGAATGTTATCATTTACATCTTTTAAACTAATCCTTAGAGTCGCAGAAGCTGACAATGAAGGTTCCCCACGATCCGAGGCTAAAATTGTTATTTCATAATTGGACACTTCTTCTCGATCTAAGAATGTCTTAGATACAACTGAAtatatgttttctttgtaaGATGGCTTCAATTCAAACGGCACATTTGATGCTATCCTTACAATGATTTTTCCATTATCTCCTGCGTCTTTATCGCGCACGCTGATGAGGGAAATCATTGTGCCAGGTTTGGAGTCCTCAGACACAACATTTGACAAGGAAGTTATATCAATTTCTGGAGGATTGTCattcaaatcttttattttaatgatgacTCTACACTCACCGGTTAACGGGGGCGTTCCTTTATCCGAGGCTTCAATGTCAAGTTTGTACACGTCATTTTCCTCGTAGTCCACGGCGCTCTTTACTCGTATGTCTCCGGTTATGTTGTCCAGCTCAAAAATGTcgtggacttttttctttagcgTTTTCCCCAGGCCGAATTCTATTTCCCCATTTGAACCTTCATCTGAATCCGCAGCAgttactttcaaaattaaagagcCGACTTGTAAGTTTTCCTCAATTTCGATTTCATAAACTTCCTGACTGAATACGGGACGGTTATCGTTGCTGTCAAGAACAATGACTGAGACGTTTAAAACTCCTGTTCGAGGAGGTTTCCCTCCATCAAGCGCTGTGACCAATAAGGTGTGccgactttttttttctctgtctaaTGCCTTCTTCAGCACCAAAAATGGTATTTTGTCATCATCATTTTGGCGAATATCAATGTCAAAATGATCATTTGGTGTTAAAGTGTAAGTGCGAATAGAGTTGATCCCCGCATCGGGATCACGAGCAGCATGCAGCTGGACTCGCCTCCCCGGTAATGTCTGCTCGAATATCTCCAATGTCTGCTCTTCTTCGGGAAACCGCGGAGAATGATCATTAATGTCTACAATTTCCACAACCACATAATGGATTTCTAAAGGGTTTTCCACTATGACCTTAAGCTCTATCAGGCACGCACCGCTTCCCTGACAAAGATCCTCCCTGTCAATCTTTTTAAGAACATAAAGATCCCCCGTTTCCTGGTTCACGCCGAATGCGGGGGTCTCGTGTTCCGAAACAACACGGAACCTTCGGTCGGATAAAGTCGAAAAATCAAGACCCAGATCTTTGGCAACATTTCCAACAACTGCTCCATCCGTCCCCTCTTCTGGCACCGAGTATCTGGTTTCCGCCAGAGCCTCTTTCCAGACAAAAAGCAGCAAAGCCAGGCCGACGCAGCGCCATCGCCCTCCTTGTATTTCAGTCTCCGCAACTGACCAACAACAAGCACTCCTCATTTTGTGAGATTTAGATCATcaagtcaaaaaataaataaataatgcccTTGTTATTCCAAAACATCCGAATAGGTGGGAAGTCGAGGTGGAAATTGTCTGCGTTCGTCGAAGCTCGACAAACAAAAGGTTGTGAGGACGGAAGAGGAGCTCTGATTTGTCAGTATCCTACTGACACCGTGAGGTCGACTGCAGAACTCGGCTTTTTTAAAGACCGATTTCATTATTATGTGTACAATCATACAATGATAAGATACGCAGGattacatcaaaataaaaacctcattatTCAAGTGATAAATAAAATGGTATAAAAGCAAACCATCTGttgagaaaaaggagaaaaaaggatGTATCTGTTGACACATATTAGAAgttattttatgttatgttGCGAAAAGATCAGTCAATGAGCGTGAAGCCttaattgattgacagatcaCCCGACTCCAGCTAAATAACGTTGctgttaaataaataagctAAAGCACAAACGTGCTGTATAAAGAcgacttttaaaaattatgatttcAAAACCTTAGGTCTAGATAAAAATTGGAAttacaaaaacatatatatatatatataattattattgtgAGACATTAgtgcagtaaataaaaatgtatgaacaCTTGCTAATACTGTGGCTGATTTACAGCGGGTTCAGGTATGTGTTAGAAATCCCACTTTAAAGAACATCAGGACTTCGAACAAAAGATCTTAACGTCCTTGCTGACAAACTATCTGATATAATTTGTCTCTACATCTGAACTAAGTTGTCTCAGACAATCTCACAACAGGATGCCAAAGATGTCGTTTGATGTTAATATTATTATTGaggcatagaaaaaaaaaaaaaaatcttactacACTAAATAGGAAATGAAGATGACTTATAAGAGAGGAAGTCAAAAACCAGTTAACGGAACGCAACTCATGTCTGAAGCAGATACTATCTCTGAAAAGAGCGCATGCAGTGACCTCTTTCAGAACCAAGGACAGCAACAAAAAGTATTCACCTTTAAACAAAATGTGCTTACCTCATCTGAAGTTTTCCTCCTATCTGGAAGCACAAGCGTGTTTGCGTGACTTCCAGGAACTATGGTAGATCCAACACTCATTCTGGGTCCCACTAACATGTAGCGTTTGTCTCCAGATCTGTACTGGATGCTGTGACACAGTGTTCCATCATAATTGGGCTCTGGCAGATATTTGGAAGTATAGTCTGTGGACTTGGAGCACTGCATTGCAATCAGCACGATGATGCTGATGAGAAACAGCAGGGAAACGGAGCCCAAAGTGATGATGAGGTAGAAAGTCACGTGACTGTCTTCATCCTCCGCTGCTGTACTTTGAACATCAGAAGCTGCAAAAGCCTCTTTGGGCTCCACAAGTTTGACAATGACAGTAGCTGTTGCTGAGAGGGAAACGTTGCCATTGTCTTTGACCAGGATGAGCAGTTTGTGTTCAGCCTCGTCTGTCTCTGTGAACGAGCGGAGAGTTCGGATCTGTCCTGTATAGCGGTCCAAAGCAAAGAGACTGTGGTCAGTCACTTGCTGCAGTGAGAACAGCAGCCAGCCGTTATATCCTATATCAGCGTCATAGGCTCGCACTTTAGTCACCAAGTGTCCTGCGTTCACGTTGCGGGGAATCTCCTCCACCCCTTCAGAAGAACCGTTGGAGCTGACTGGATACAGGATGACTGGAGCGTTGTCGTTCTGATCCAGAATGAACACGTTTACAGTCACGTTGCTGCTCAGAGGAGGACTTCCAGAATCCGTGGCAACAACGTGGAACTGGAACGTTTTCACACTTTCAAAGTCAAAGCTTTTCAGAGCAGaaatttctcctgtttctgagtTAATATTGAGAAAAGCAGCATTTAACATTTGACCTGCATCCTCTCGACCTATGTTATAAGTTACAgctgcattttcatttaaatctttATCTGAGGCAGAAACAGAACATATTGCGTTTCCAGGAATGTTGTTCTCTATCAAGTAAAGTTCAATGGGATTCTGTGCAAATTCTGGTTTATTGTCGTTTACATCAGCAACATCGATGCTTATAGTTTTGAAAGTGGACAAACTTGGCTGGCCACAGTCTGAAGCTGTAATCAGGATGTCATAATGTGACACTGACTCTCGATCTAAAGGTTGTTTCACGACTAAAGAGTACATGTTTTCCTGAAAGGATGGCTTTAAATCAAATGGCACACTATCATGAAGGCTACAAATCACTTTACCGTTTAAACCAGAATCCCTGTCTTTCACACTGATCAAAGAAACCACAGTTCCTGCTTTTGAGTCTTCCGACACCGATTTAGACAGGGATGTCACTTCTATTTCCGGCTGGTTGTCATTTCGGTCCAGCACTTTGATGATCACCCTGCAGTCAGCATTCATGGGAGGCTGTCCTCTGTCAGACGCGTGAACGTCTAATTTGTATACATCAGCTTTTTCAAAGTCAATTTCTCCTTTTACGCGAATTTCTCCAGTGTCTTTATCAAGGctaaaaatattgtatatttGAGGATCGAGTTCCCCACCAAAGCTGTATTCAACCTCAGCATTTACACCTTCATCCAGATCAGATGCATTAACAGTGATCACACTGCTGCCTACctttatattttcattaataATTGCTGAGTATGTTTCTTTCGTAAATATAGGACTATTGTCGTTTGTATCAAGTACAGTTACTGTGACATTCAGAGTTCCGGATTTTGGAGGATTTCCTCCATCAACTGCTGTGAGGATCAGTTTGTGTTCCGCGTGTTTCTCTCTGTCGAGAGGCTTTTGCAACACGAGAAAT contains:
- the LOC118599252 gene encoding protocadherin alpha-8-like, which encodes MRSACCWSVAETEIQGGRWRCVGLALLLFVWKEALAETRYSVPEEGTDGAVVGNVAKDLGLDFSTLSDRRFRVVSEHETPAFGVNQETGDLYVLKKIDREDLCQGSGACLIELKVIVENPLEIHYVVVEIVDINDHSPRFPEEEQTLEIFEQTLPGRRVQLHAARDPDAGINSIRTYTLTPNDHFDIDIRQNDDDKIPFLVLKKALDREKKSRHTLLVTALDGGKPPRTGVLNVSVIVLDSNDNRPVFSQEVYEIEIEENLQVGSLILKVTAADSDEGSNGEIEFGLGKTLKKKVHDIFELDNITGDIRVKSAVDYEENDVYKLDIEASDKGTPPLTGECRVIIKIKDLNDNPPEIDITSLSNVVSEDSKPGTMISLISVRDKDAGDNGKIIVRIASNVPFELKPSYKENIYSVVSKTFLDREEVSNYEITILASDRGEPSLSASATLRISLKDVNDNIPLFSHDPLFFYLSENNDAGKSIFCVSATDKDIDENSIISYHLVRERNQNHITSFLNINSETGEISALKSFDFESVKTFQFHVVATDSGSPPLSSNVTVNVFILDQNDNAPVILYPVSSNGSAEGVEEIPRNVNAGHLVTKVRAYDADIGYNGWLLFSLQQVTDHSLFALDRYTGQIRTLRSFTETDEAEHKLLILVKDNGNVSLSATATVIVKLVEPKEAFAASDVQSTAAEDEDSHVTFYLIITLGSVSLLFLISIIVLIAMQCSKSTDYTSKYLPEPNYDGTLCHSIQYRSGDKRYMLVGPRMSVGSTIVPGSHANTLVLPDRRKTSDEVGMLYIS
- the LOC112153550 gene encoding protocadherin alpha-8 isoform X19; protein product: MEADGQRGGFLHRWVVSGFFVLLACAEQCSAQIKYSVPEEVKVGSVVGNVARDLGLEISSLKDRRARVVSGSGDSQFEVNENNGVLYVRKNIDREEICESVSPCLINLKIVAENPMEIHYVVVEIIDVNDNSPSFQDGEKTLEIFESSPAGKRFQMPIARDPDVALNTVRMYKLNQDEYFNVKVRGEEDKIPFLVLQKPLDREKHAEHKLILTAVDGGNPPKSGTLNVTVTVLDTNDNSPIFTKETYSAIINENIKVGSSVITVNASDLDEGVNAEVEYSFGGELDPQIYNIFSLDKDTGEIRVKGEIDFEKADVYKLDVHASDRGQPPMNADCRVIIKVLDRNDNQPEIEVTSLSKSVSEDSKAGTVVSLISVKDRDSGLNGKVICSLHDSVPFDLKPSFQENMYSLVVKQPLDRESVSHYDILITASDCGQPSLSTFKTISIDVADVNDNKPEFAQNPIELYLIENNIPGNAICSVSASDKDLNENAAVTYNIGREDAGQMLNAAFLNINSETGEISALKSFDFESVKTFQFHVVATDSGSPPLSSNVTVNVFILDQNDNAPVILYPVSSNGSSEGVEEIPRNVNAGHLVTKVRAYDADIGYNGWLLFSLQQVTDHSLFALDRYTGQIRTLRSFTETDEAEHKLLILVKDNGNVSLSATATVIVKLVEPKEAFAASDVQSTAAEDEDSHVTFYLIITLGSVSLLFLISIIVLIAMQCSKSTDYTSKYLPEPNYDGTLCHSIQYRSGDKRYMLVGPRMSVGSTIVPGSHANTLVLPDRRKTSDEPKAPNSDWRYSASLRAGGVMQSSVHMEESSVLQGAQGVLVQNWPTASSAADAEGGEVSPPMGAGVDSNSWHFRYGPGGPGAPQHLKPGEVPPEAFIIPGSPAIISIRQNQGGEDDKSDFITFGKKEEAKKKKKKKKEKKDKKDKGKDDGDE